Proteins co-encoded in one Streptomyces diastaticus subsp. diastaticus genomic window:
- a CDS encoding NAD(P)-dependent oxidoreductase, with amino-acid sequence MNLTVFGATGRAGRALLTAAGAAGLATTAHVRDPARLAGAPAGRIVTGSVFERDTVLDALDGADAVVVAFGLRRRERRTPLYAQGTRHVVDAMHLLGVHRLLVVSEAAYGDHVQGAVQRGLAKLYGTVAAPAVRGRREQDAVVTASGLDWTVVRPTVLTEGPPRGYRPPATAPRRADTYRLTYADLAELILQALPDPATYRRSLYP; translated from the coding sequence GTGAACCTCACCGTCTTCGGCGCCACCGGCCGCGCCGGACGCGCCCTGCTCACCGCCGCGGGCGCCGCCGGCCTCGCCACCACCGCCCACGTCCGCGACCCGGCCCGCCTCGCCGGAGCCCCCGCCGGGCGGATCGTCACCGGGTCGGTCTTCGAACGGGACACCGTGCTGGACGCCCTCGACGGAGCCGACGCCGTGGTCGTCGCCTTCGGCCTGCGCCGCCGCGAGCGCCGCACCCCGCTCTACGCCCAGGGCACCCGCCACGTCGTCGACGCCATGCACCTGCTCGGCGTCCACCGCCTCCTGGTCGTCTCCGAGGCCGCCTACGGTGACCATGTGCAGGGCGCCGTCCAGCGCGGGCTCGCCAAGCTGTACGGCACCGTCGCCGCCCCGGCCGTGCGCGGCCGCCGGGAGCAGGACGCCGTGGTCACCGCCAGCGGCCTCGACTGGACCGTGGTCCGGCCCACCGTGCTCACCGAGGGACCTCCGCGCGGGTACCGCCCGCCCGCCACCGCCCCGCGCCGGGCCGACACCTACCGCCTCACCTACGCCGACCTGGCCGAGCTGATCCTCCAGGCGCTGCCCGACCCCGCCACGTACCGCCGCAGCCTCTACCCCTGA
- a CDS encoding NADP-dependent isocitrate dehydrogenase — translation MTDSTIIYTHTDEAPALATYSFLPVVEAYASTAGVTVERRDISLAGRIIASFPERLDEGQRIEDALAELGELARTPQANIIKLPNISASIPQLKAAIAELQGQGYALPDYPDDPKTDEEKDVRARYDKVKGSAVNPVLREGNSDRRAPASVKNYAKAHPHRMGTWTADSKTNVATMGVDDFRSTEKSTVIAEDGALRIELVGDDGSTTVLRESVPVLAGEVVDASVLRVAALREFLTAQIAKAKAEDVLFSVHLKATMMKVSDPIIFGHVVRAFFPKTFAQYGPALAAAGLSPNDGLGGIYKGLETLPEGAEIKASFDAELAEGPALAMVDSDRGISNLHVPSDVIVDASMPAMIRTSGHMWGPDGEEADTLAVLPDSSYAGVYQAVIEDCRANGAYDPSTMGSVPNVGLMAQKAEEYGSHDKTFEVPTTGTVRVVDTRSGEAVLEQTVGAGDIFRMCQTKDAPIKDWVKLAVTRARATGDPAVFWLDEGRAHDARLIEKVRAYLPEHDTEGLEIKILSPVEATRFSLERIRRGEDTISVTGNVLRDYLTDLFPILELGTSAKMLSVVPLMNGGGLFETGAGGSAPKHVQQLVKEDYLRWDSLGEFLALAVSFEHLAQTTGNARAQVLADTLDRATGTFLNEDKSPSRKLGGIDNRGSHFYLALYWARELARQTDDAQLAEAFAPLAATLAEQEETIVGELAAVQGKPVDIGGYYQPDPAKAEAVMRPSKTLNQAIATLA, via the coding sequence GTGACTGACTCGACCATCATCTATACGCACACCGACGAGGCCCCGGCCCTGGCGACGTATTCGTTCCTGCCGGTCGTGGAGGCCTACGCCTCGACGGCGGGGGTCACGGTGGAGCGCCGTGACATCTCCCTGGCGGGACGGATCATCGCGAGCTTCCCCGAGCGTCTCGACGAGGGCCAGCGCATCGAGGACGCCCTCGCCGAGCTCGGCGAACTCGCCAGGACGCCGCAGGCCAACATCATCAAGCTGCCGAACATCTCGGCGTCCATCCCCCAGCTCAAGGCGGCCATCGCCGAGCTCCAGGGCCAGGGCTACGCGCTTCCGGACTACCCGGACGACCCGAAGACGGACGAGGAGAAGGACGTCCGCGCCCGCTACGACAAGGTCAAGGGCAGCGCCGTCAACCCCGTCCTGCGCGAGGGCAACTCCGACCGCCGCGCCCCGGCCTCGGTGAAGAACTACGCCAAGGCCCACCCGCACCGCATGGGCACCTGGACGGCCGACTCCAAGACGAACGTCGCCACCATGGGCGTCGACGACTTCCGGTCCACCGAGAAGTCCACGGTGATCGCCGAGGACGGCGCCCTGCGCATCGAGCTGGTCGGTGACGACGGCTCCACCACCGTGCTGCGCGAGTCCGTACCGGTCCTGGCCGGCGAGGTCGTCGACGCCTCCGTGCTGCGCGTCGCCGCCCTGCGCGAGTTCCTGACCGCGCAGATCGCCAAGGCCAAGGCCGAGGACGTGCTCTTCTCCGTCCACCTCAAGGCGACGATGATGAAGGTCTCCGACCCGATCATCTTCGGCCACGTGGTCCGCGCCTTCTTCCCGAAGACCTTCGCCCAGTACGGCCCGGCGCTCGCCGCCGCCGGCCTCAGCCCCAACGACGGCCTCGGCGGCATCTACAAGGGTCTCGAGACGCTGCCCGAGGGGGCCGAGATCAAGGCGTCCTTCGACGCGGAGCTGGCCGAGGGCCCCGCGCTCGCCATGGTCGACTCCGACCGCGGCATCTCCAACCTGCACGTCCCGAGCGACGTCATCGTGGACGCCTCCATGCCCGCGATGATCCGCACCTCCGGCCACATGTGGGGCCCGGACGGCGAGGAGGCCGACACCCTGGCCGTCCTCCCGGACAGCAGCTACGCCGGTGTCTACCAGGCCGTCATCGAGGACTGCCGTGCCAACGGCGCCTACGACCCCTCCACCATGGGCTCCGTTCCGAACGTCGGCCTCATGGCGCAGAAGGCCGAGGAGTACGGCAGCCACGACAAGACCTTCGAGGTGCCCACCACCGGCACCGTCCGCGTCGTCGACACCAGGAGCGGCGAGGCCGTCCTGGAGCAGACCGTCGGTGCCGGCGACATCTTCCGGATGTGCCAGACCAAGGACGCGCCCATCAAGGACTGGGTGAAGCTCGCCGTCACCCGCGCCCGCGCCACCGGTGACCCGGCCGTCTTCTGGCTGGACGAGGGCCGCGCCCACGACGCGCGCCTCATCGAGAAGGTCCGGGCGTACCTGCCGGAGCACGACACCGAGGGTCTGGAGATCAAGATCCTCTCGCCGGTCGAGGCGACCCGCTTCTCCCTGGAGCGCATCCGCCGCGGCGAGGACACCATCTCCGTCACCGGCAACGTGCTGCGCGACTACCTGACCGACCTCTTCCCCATCCTGGAGCTGGGCACCAGCGCCAAGATGCTGTCGGTCGTCCCGCTGATGAACGGCGGCGGCCTCTTCGAGACCGGCGCCGGCGGCTCCGCCCCGAAGCACGTCCAGCAGCTCGTCAAGGAGGACTACCTCCGCTGGGACAGCCTCGGTGAGTTCCTCGCCCTGGCCGTCAGCTTCGAGCACCTCGCGCAGACCACGGGCAACGCCCGCGCCCAGGTGCTGGCCGACACCCTGGACCGTGCCACCGGCACCTTCCTCAACGAGGACAAGTCGCCCAGCCGCAAGCTCGGCGGCATCGACAACCGTGGCAGCCACTTCTACCTCGCCCTGTACTGGGCGCGGGAGCTGGCGCGGCAGACCGACGACGCCCAGCTCGCCGAGGCGTTCGCGCCGCTGGCCGCGACCCTCGCCGAGCAGGAGGAGACGATCGTCGGTGAGCTGGCGGCCGTCCAGGGCAAGCCGGTCGACATCGGCGGCTACTACCAGCCCGACCCGGCCAAGGCCGAGGCCGTGATGCGCCCGTCGAAGACGCTGAACCAGGCCATCGCCACCCTGGCCTGA
- a CDS encoding DUF5997 family protein, which translates to MLDTLVGMTSHQSTQTMKPATAAKKLGVYLPATPSEFQEGPVSRAELNALQADPPQWLRDLRRDGPHPRPVVAAKLGVSIAGLARGGVTEALTSEQIDALKDERPEWLEKERATQAEVRKEAARLKERDAARAEKAAGAED; encoded by the coding sequence ATGCTGGATACCCTGGTCGGCATGACCTCGCACCAGAGCACCCAGACCATGAAGCCCGCGACCGCGGCCAAGAAACTGGGTGTGTACCTCCCGGCCACCCCCAGTGAGTTCCAGGAGGGACCCGTCTCCCGGGCCGAGCTCAACGCCCTCCAGGCCGACCCGCCCCAGTGGCTCCGCGACCTGCGCCGCGACGGCCCCCACCCGCGGCCGGTGGTCGCCGCGAAGCTGGGCGTCTCCATCGCGGGGCTGGCTCGCGGGGGCGTCACCGAGGCGCTCACCAGCGAGCAGATCGACGCGCTGAAGGACGAGCGCCCCGAGTGGCTGGAGAAGGAACGCGCCACCCAGGCCGAGGTCCGCAAGGAGGCGGCCCGCCTCAAGGAGCGCGACGCGGCCCGAGCGGAGAAGGCGGCGGGCGCGGAGGACTGA
- a CDS encoding LysR family substrate-binding domain-containing protein has product MTSSEDRPAADASPSFRLAFVPGVTPGKWVRVWQERLPGIPLTLVQVAAPEAPATLREGGADAGLVRLPVDGPGLSAIPLYTETTVVVVPKDHLLTALDEVPVEELAEELVLHPLDDPLDWEHPPGLPALERPATTADAIELVAAGVGLVAVPQSLARLHHRRDLTYLPLLDVPASRVALSWPEEHTTDLVDAFIGIVRGRTVNSTRGRLPPPAQPKGKAKAADAKPAPRKAAAKSAPGGKNARGTAGRPKGGKGTPGAKGAKRGKPRRRS; this is encoded by the coding sequence GTGACAAGCTCCGAAGACCGGCCCGCCGCCGACGCGTCCCCGTCCTTCCGGCTCGCGTTCGTCCCCGGCGTGACGCCCGGCAAGTGGGTGCGGGTCTGGCAGGAGCGGCTGCCCGGCATCCCGCTCACCCTGGTGCAGGTCGCGGCCCCCGAGGCGCCGGCGACGCTGCGCGAGGGCGGGGCCGACGCCGGACTGGTCCGGCTGCCGGTCGACGGCCCCGGCCTCAGCGCCATCCCCCTCTACACGGAGACGACGGTGGTCGTCGTCCCCAAGGACCACCTGCTCACGGCGCTGGACGAGGTGCCCGTCGAGGAACTGGCCGAGGAACTCGTCCTCCACCCGCTCGACGACCCGCTCGACTGGGAGCACCCCCCGGGCCTGCCCGCGCTCGAACGCCCCGCCACGACGGCCGACGCGATCGAACTGGTGGCGGCCGGGGTCGGACTGGTGGCCGTGCCGCAGTCGCTGGCCCGGCTGCACCACCGCCGCGACCTCACCTACCTGCCGCTGCTCGACGTGCCCGCCTCGCGCGTCGCCCTCTCCTGGCCCGAGGAGCACACCACCGACCTCGTCGACGCCTTCATCGGCATCGTCCGCGGCCGCACCGTCAACAGCACCCGGGGCCGCCTCCCGCCCCCGGCCCAGCCGAAGGGCAAGGCCAAGGCGGCCGACGCGAAGCCGGCCCCGCGCAAGGCGGCGGCCAAGTCCGCCCCGGGCGGGAAGAACGCGCGAGGCACCGCGGGCCGACCGAAGGGCGGCAAGGGCACCCCCGGGGCCAAGGGCGCCAAGCGGGGGAAGCCGCGCCGCAGGTCGTAG
- a CDS encoding MerR family transcriptional regulator produces MLIGEVARRSGVSARMLRHYESLGLVRPSGRTGSGYREYSGADIRRILHVESLRSLGLSLREIGRALDDPGFTPSALVGDLIRQTRARIAAQTELLTRLRRIDAADPADWEDALQVVALLHALGSRSADARQRAALSSADEVPVPVEALVEAVLNEPDTNVAGALRWSLARSAGGAEELLAQALDSPVAAVRERAARALAELPDEGAAGRLHEALGHPDAVVRAHAALSLATRGATGAVPVLIDMVVAGRRDTDAADALGALAADRTTADRITAAVTARITEPTTPAAARGRLTQALADVPGQAASRALAELARNEDRAVSLTAAYLLRLRGGTG; encoded by the coding sequence GTGCTGATCGGTGAGGTGGCGCGTCGCTCCGGGGTCAGCGCCCGCATGCTCCGGCACTACGAGTCACTCGGCCTGGTGCGGCCCTCGGGCCGCACGGGCTCGGGCTACCGCGAGTACTCCGGCGCGGACATCCGGCGCATCCTGCACGTCGAGAGCCTGCGGTCGCTGGGGCTGTCGCTGCGGGAGATCGGCCGGGCACTCGACGACCCCGGCTTCACACCCTCGGCGCTGGTCGGCGACCTCATCCGTCAGACCCGGGCGCGCATCGCGGCCCAGACGGAGCTGCTGACGCGGCTGCGCCGGATCGACGCGGCGGACCCGGCCGACTGGGAGGACGCCCTCCAGGTGGTCGCGCTGCTGCACGCCCTGGGGTCCCGGAGCGCCGACGCACGCCAGCGAGCGGCCCTCTCCTCGGCCGACGAGGTCCCGGTACCCGTGGAAGCCCTGGTCGAGGCGGTGCTGAACGAGCCGGACACGAACGTCGCCGGCGCCCTGCGCTGGTCTCTGGCCCGGTCGGCCGGGGGCGCCGAGGAGCTGCTGGCCCAGGCACTGGACTCCCCGGTGGCCGCGGTCCGGGAACGGGCCGCACGGGCCCTCGCCGAACTGCCCGACGAGGGTGCGGCCGGGCGGCTCCACGAGGCACTGGGGCACCCGGACGCCGTGGTGCGGGCGCACGCGGCGCTCTCCCTCGCGACGCGCGGCGCCACCGGCGCGGTACCCGTCCTGATCGACATGGTCGTGGCGGGCCGCCGGGACACGGACGCGGCCGACGCCCTGGGCGCGCTGGCGGCCGACAGGACGACGGCGGACCGGATCACCGCCGCCGTGACCGCCCGGATCACGGAGCCCACCACCCCGGCCGCCGCCCGCGGCCGCCTGACCCAGGCGCTGGCGGACGTGCCGGGTCAGGCGGCCTCCAGGGCGCTCGCGGAACTGGCGCGCAACGAGGACCGCGCCGTCTCACTCACCGCGGCGTACCTGCTGCGGCTGCGGGGCGGCACCGGCTGA
- a CDS encoding HEAT repeat domain-containing protein — protein sequence MTVTGQDSDVARGLDGLEDERASARLRAALAVGSAPDPRYVPKLVERCATEPEFFVRDMLTWALTRHPVGLTLPALLGEVRAERAQARSQALHTLSKIGDVRAYPAITPALLSDADEEVARSAWRAAVVLAPEEERPALAEVLVTQLGRGGQETRRSLSRALVALGEVTVPALRAAAGGTGPEVRAHALATEQLLRDPDSGFAGAIEEAKRVVALGGARGEGA from the coding sequence ATGACGGTCACGGGACAGGACAGCGATGTGGCGCGAGGGCTCGACGGGCTGGAGGACGAGCGGGCGTCCGCGCGGCTGCGGGCCGCGCTGGCGGTCGGTTCGGCGCCGGACCCGCGTTACGTCCCCAAGCTCGTCGAGCGGTGCGCGACCGAACCGGAGTTCTTCGTCCGCGACATGCTCACCTGGGCGCTCACCCGCCACCCGGTCGGTCTGACGCTTCCCGCGCTGCTCGGCGAGGTCCGCGCGGAGCGGGCGCAGGCCCGGAGCCAGGCGCTCCACACCCTCTCCAAGATCGGGGACGTACGGGCGTACCCGGCGATCACCCCCGCGCTGCTGAGCGACGCCGACGAGGAGGTGGCGCGCAGTGCCTGGCGGGCGGCGGTCGTGCTGGCGCCGGAGGAGGAGAGGCCCGCGTTGGCCGAGGTGCTGGTGACGCAGCTCGGGCGGGGCGGTCAGGAGACGCGGCGCAGTCTCAGCCGGGCCCTGGTCGCGCTGGGGGAGGTGACCGTGCCCGCCCTGCGGGCGGCGGCCGGGGGCACCGGTCCGGAGGTGCGCGCGCACGCGCTCGCCACCGAACAGCTGCTGCGCGACCCCGACTCGGGGTTCGCGGGCGCGATCGAGGAGGCCAAGCGCGTCGTGGCGCTCGGCGGGGCCCGCGGGGAGGGAGCATGA
- the argC gene encoding N-acetyl-gamma-glutamyl-phosphate reductase, with amino-acid sequence MTVRAAVAGASGYAGGEVLRLLLQHPGVEIGALTAGSNAGQRLGALQPHLLPLADRVLAATTAEVLAGHDVVFLALPHGQSAAVAEQLGDGVLVVDMGADFRLADAADWERFYGSPHAGTWPYGLPELPGARAGLAGARRVAVPGCYPTAVSLALAPAYAARLAEPEAVVVAASGTSGAGKAAKPHLLGSEVMGSMSPYGVGGLHRHTPEMIQNLSAAAGERVTVSFTPTLAPMPRGILATSSAKARPGVDAERLREVYEKAYADEPFVHLLPEGQWPATGAVHGSNTAQLQVAYDEAAGRIVVISAIDNLTKGTAGGAVQSMNLALGLPETSGLPATGIAP; translated from the coding sequence ATGACGGTACGCGCGGCAGTGGCGGGCGCGAGTGGGTACGCGGGTGGCGAGGTGCTGCGGCTGCTGCTCCAGCACCCCGGGGTCGAGATCGGCGCGCTGACCGCGGGCTCCAACGCGGGACAGCGGCTCGGTGCGCTCCAGCCGCACCTGCTGCCGCTCGCCGACCGGGTGCTGGCGGCCACCACCGCCGAGGTGCTGGCCGGGCACGACGTCGTCTTCCTGGCGCTGCCGCACGGCCAGTCGGCCGCCGTCGCCGAGCAGCTCGGCGACGGCGTGCTGGTGGTGGACATGGGGGCCGACTTCCGGCTCGCGGACGCCGCCGACTGGGAGCGTTTCTACGGCTCGCCGCACGCCGGGACCTGGCCCTACGGCCTCCCCGAACTGCCGGGCGCCCGCGCCGGGCTGGCGGGGGCCAGGCGCGTCGCCGTGCCCGGTTGCTACCCGACGGCGGTGTCGCTGGCGCTCGCCCCGGCGTACGCCGCCCGCCTCGCCGAGCCGGAGGCCGTGGTCGTCGCCGCCTCCGGGACCTCCGGCGCGGGCAAGGCGGCCAAGCCGCACCTGCTGGGCAGCGAGGTGATGGGTTCCATGTCGCCGTACGGCGTGGGCGGCCTGCACCGGCACACTCCCGAGATGATCCAGAACCTGAGCGCCGCCGCCGGGGAGCGGGTCACCGTCTCCTTCACCCCGACGCTGGCCCCCATGCCGCGCGGCATCCTCGCCACCTCCAGCGCCAAGGCCCGCCCCGGCGTCGACGCCGAGCGCCTGCGCGAGGTCTACGAGAAGGCGTACGCGGACGAGCCCTTCGTCCACCTGCTGCCGGAAGGGCAGTGGCCCGCGACCGGAGCCGTGCACGGCTCCAACACCGCGCAGCTCCAGGTGGCGTACGACGAGGCCGCCGGGCGGATTGTGGTGATCAGCGCCATCGACAACCTGACCAAGGGCACCGCGGGCGGCGCCGTGCAGAGCATGAACCTCGCCCTCGGACTCCCGGAGACCAGCGGACTGCCCGCCACCGGTATCGCCCCCTGA
- the argJ gene encoding bifunctional glutamate N-acetyltransferase/amino-acid acetyltransferase ArgJ: protein MSVTAAQGFTAAGIAAGIKANGNPDLALVVNTGPRRSAAGVFTANRVKAAPVLWSQQVVKDGQVAAVVLNSGGANACTGPRGFQDTHATAEKVAEVLGEGAGDIAVASTGLIGELLPMDKLLPGVETAAAALSAHGGEKAAIAIKTTDTVHKTAVATGDGWTVGGMAKGAGMLAPSLATMLVVLTTDADLDSDSLDRALRGATRTTFDRIDSDACMSTNDTVLLLASGASGRVPGEAEFAEAVRTVCDDLARQLIGDAEGASKDIRIEVTGAASEEDAVQVGRTIARNNLLKCAVHGEDANWGRVLSAIGTTDAVFEPDRLDVAINGVWVCKDGGVGEDRSLVDMRYREVTITADLHAGDASAVIWTNDLTADYVHENSAYSS from the coding sequence GTGAGCGTCACGGCAGCACAGGGATTCACCGCGGCGGGCATCGCCGCGGGCATCAAGGCGAACGGCAATCCGGACCTGGCCCTCGTGGTCAACACCGGTCCCCGCCGATCCGCTGCGGGCGTCTTCACCGCCAACCGCGTCAAGGCCGCGCCGGTCCTCTGGTCCCAGCAGGTCGTCAAGGACGGGCAGGTGGCCGCGGTCGTCCTCAACTCCGGCGGCGCCAACGCCTGCACGGGCCCCCGGGGCTTCCAGGACACCCACGCCACCGCCGAGAAGGTGGCCGAGGTCCTCGGTGAGGGCGCCGGCGACATCGCGGTCGCCTCCACCGGCCTCATCGGCGAACTGCTGCCGATGGACAAGCTGCTGCCCGGCGTCGAGACCGCGGCCGCCGCGCTCAGCGCGCACGGCGGGGAGAAGGCCGCCATCGCCATCAAGACCACCGACACCGTCCACAAGACGGCCGTCGCCACCGGGGACGGCTGGACCGTCGGCGGCATGGCCAAGGGCGCCGGCATGCTCGCCCCCTCCCTCGCCACCATGCTGGTCGTCCTCACCACCGACGCCGACCTCGACAGCGACAGCCTCGACCGGGCGCTGCGCGGCGCCACCCGCACCACCTTCGACCGGATCGACTCCGACGCCTGCATGTCGACCAACGACACCGTGCTGCTGCTGGCCTCCGGCGCCTCCGGCAGGGTCCCGGGCGAGGCGGAGTTCGCCGAGGCCGTCCGCACCGTCTGCGACGACCTGGCCCGCCAGCTCATCGGCGACGCCGAGGGCGCCAGCAAGGACATCCGCATCGAGGTGACCGGCGCCGCCAGCGAGGAGGACGCCGTGCAGGTCGGCCGGACCATCGCCCGCAACAACCTGCTCAAGTGCGCCGTGCACGGCGAGGACGCCAACTGGGGCCGGGTGCTCTCCGCCATCGGCACCACCGACGCCGTCTTCGAACCCGACCGGCTCGACGTCGCCATCAACGGCGTCTGGGTCTGCAAGGACGGCGGCGTCGGCGAGGACCGCTCGCTGGTCGACATGCGCTACCGCGAGGTCACCATCACCGCCGACCTGCACGCGGGCGACGCCTCCGCGGTCATCTGGACCAACGACCTCACCGCCGACTACGTCCACGAGAACAGCGCGTACTCCTCCTGA
- the argB gene encoding acetylglutamate kinase, which yields MSTRKHTALPKAQILVEALPWLTRHHGKTVVVKFGGNAMINEELKAAFAQDIVFLRHAGLKPVVVHGGGPQISAQLDRQGLVSEFKAGLRVTTPEAMDVVRMVLAGQVQRELVGLLNRHGPLAVGLTGEDAHTITATKHQPRIEGELVDIGRVGQITEIDTGAIEALLANGRIPVVSSIARSADDDHVYNVNADTAAAALAAALNAETLMVLTDVEGLYEDWPRSDEVISRLTATELEKLLPDLASGMVPKMEGCLHAVRNGVTTARVIDGRVQHSILLEIFTDEGIGTMVVPDPEELT from the coding sequence ATGAGCACCCGTAAACACACCGCGCTGCCCAAGGCGCAGATCCTCGTCGAGGCGCTGCCCTGGCTCACCCGCCACCACGGCAAGACCGTCGTCGTCAAGTTCGGCGGCAACGCCATGATCAACGAGGAGTTGAAGGCCGCCTTCGCCCAGGACATCGTCTTCCTGCGCCACGCCGGGCTCAAGCCCGTCGTCGTGCACGGCGGCGGCCCGCAGATCAGCGCCCAGCTCGACCGGCAGGGCCTGGTCAGCGAGTTCAAGGCCGGCCTGCGCGTCACCACCCCGGAGGCGATGGACGTCGTACGGATGGTCCTCGCCGGGCAGGTCCAGCGGGAACTGGTCGGCCTGCTCAACCGGCACGGCCCGCTCGCCGTCGGCCTCACCGGTGAGGACGCCCACACCATCACCGCCACCAAGCACCAGCCGCGCATCGAGGGCGAACTGGTCGACATCGGCCGGGTCGGCCAGATCACCGAGATCGACACCGGCGCCATCGAGGCCCTGCTGGCGAACGGCCGCATCCCCGTCGTCTCCTCCATCGCCCGCAGCGCCGACGACGACCACGTCTACAACGTCAACGCCGACACCGCCGCCGCCGCCCTGGCCGCCGCACTGAACGCCGAGACGCTCATGGTCCTCACCGACGTCGAGGGGCTCTACGAGGACTGGCCGCGCAGCGACGAGGTGATCAGCCGCCTCACCGCCACCGAGCTGGAGAAGCTCCTGCCCGACCTGGCCAGCGGCATGGTCCCCAAGATGGAGGGCTGCCTGCACGCCGTACGCAACGGCGTCACCACCGCCCGCGTCATCGACGGGCGCGTCCAGCACTCCATCCTGCTGGAGATCTTCACCGACGAAGGCATCGGCACCATGGTCGTCCCGGACCCGGAGGAACTCACGTGA
- a CDS encoding acetylornithine transaminase: MTATPPAHAAESGGNAALTSRWQDALMENYGTPRLPLVRGEGAVLTDADGATYLDLVGGIAVNALGHGHPAVVEAVSRQIASLGHVSNLFTAEPPVALAEELLRLLGRPGRVFFANSGAEANEAAFKIGRLTGRTHMVATEGGFHGRTMGALALTGQPAKQAPFLPLPGEVTHVPYGDAEALRAAVTEETAAVFLEPIQGENGVVVPPAGYLRAAREITRATGTLLVLDEVQTGIGRTGHWFEHQAHEGVDPDVVTLAKGLGGGLPIGATVAFGPAADLLRPGQHGTTFGGNPVACAAGLAVLTTIAADGLLDQVKRVGERLRNGIEGLGHPLVHQVRGAGLLLGIVLNEPLAPTVQQAAQDAGLLVNAPAPDVVRLMPPLVFTDEEADTFLRALPGVLDTARKTAGTTAQGDR, translated from the coding sequence GTGACCGCCACCCCGCCCGCCCACGCCGCCGAGTCCGGCGGCAACGCCGCGCTCACCTCGCGGTGGCAGGACGCCCTGATGGAGAACTACGGCACCCCGCGCCTGCCCCTGGTCCGCGGCGAAGGCGCCGTCCTCACCGACGCCGACGGCGCCACTTACCTCGACCTGGTCGGCGGCATCGCCGTCAACGCCCTCGGCCACGGCCACCCGGCCGTCGTCGAGGCGGTCAGCCGGCAGATCGCCTCGCTGGGCCACGTCTCCAACCTCTTCACCGCCGAGCCGCCCGTCGCCCTCGCCGAGGAACTCCTGCGCCTCCTCGGCCGCCCCGGCCGCGTCTTCTTCGCCAACTCCGGCGCCGAGGCCAACGAGGCCGCCTTCAAGATCGGGCGGCTCACCGGCCGCACCCACATGGTCGCCACCGAAGGCGGCTTCCACGGCCGCACCATGGGCGCGCTCGCGCTGACCGGCCAGCCCGCCAAGCAGGCGCCGTTCCTGCCGCTGCCCGGCGAGGTCACCCACGTGCCGTACGGGGACGCCGAGGCGCTGCGCGCCGCCGTCACCGAGGAGACCGCCGCCGTCTTCCTGGAGCCGATCCAGGGCGAGAACGGGGTGGTCGTCCCGCCCGCCGGCTACCTCCGGGCCGCCCGCGAGATCACCCGCGCCACCGGCACCCTCCTCGTCCTGGACGAGGTGCAGACCGGGATCGGCCGCACCGGCCACTGGTTCGAGCACCAGGCGCACGAGGGCGTCGACCCCGACGTCGTCACCCTCGCCAAGGGACTCGGCGGCGGCCTGCCGATCGGCGCCACCGTCGCCTTCGGCCCCGCCGCCGACCTGCTGCGGCCCGGCCAGCACGGCACCACCTTCGGCGGCAACCCCGTCGCCTGCGCCGCCGGGCTCGCCGTCCTCACCACCATCGCCGCCGACGGCCTCCTCGACCAGGTGAAGCGGGTCGGCGAGCGGCTGCGGAACGGAATCGAGGGGCTCGGCCACCCGCTGGTCCACCAGGTACGCGGTGCGGGCCTGCTGCTGGGTATCGTGCTCAACGAGCCGCTCGCACCCACCGTCCAGCAGGCGGCTCAGGACGCCGGCCTGCTGGTCAACGCGCCCGCCCCCGACGTCGTACGGCTGATGCCGCCGCTGGTGTTCACCGACGAGGAGGCGGACACCTTCCTGCGGGCCCTGCCCGGCGTCCTCGACACCGCGCGGAAGACCGCGGGGACGACCGCCCAGGGGGATCGATGA
- a CDS encoding arginine repressor: MSQAHENESAQAVPQTRTARHRRIVDILNRQPVRSQSQLAKLLADDGLSVTQATLSRDLDELNAVKIRNAEGDLIYAVPSEGGFRTPRAPLGESAKEERMRRLSGELLISAEASANLVVLRTPPGAAQFLASAIDQAELHDVLGTIAGDDTLMLISRAPEGGQALAEHLLRLAQNDH, encoded by the coding sequence ATGAGCCAGGCGCACGAGAACGAGAGCGCCCAGGCGGTGCCGCAGACGCGCACCGCCCGCCACCGCCGGATCGTGGACATCCTCAACCGGCAACCGGTGCGCTCACAGAGCCAGTTGGCCAAGCTCCTCGCCGACGACGGGCTGAGCGTCACGCAGGCCACCCTCTCCCGGGACCTCGACGAGCTGAACGCCGTCAAGATCCGCAACGCCGAGGGTGACCTCATCTACGCCGTGCCCAGCGAAGGGGGCTTCCGCACGCCGCGCGCCCCGCTGGGGGAGTCCGCCAAGGAGGAGCGGATGCGGCGGCTCTCCGGCGAACTGCTGATCTCCGCCGAGGCCTCGGCCAACCTGGTGGTGCTGCGGACACCGCCCGGCGCCGCCCAGTTCCTCGCCTCCGCCATCGACCAGGCGGAACTCCACGACGTCCTCGGCACCATCGCGGGTGACGACACGCTGATGCTGATCAGCCGCGCCCCCGAAGGCGGCCAGGCCCTCGCCGAGCACCTGCTGCGGCTCGCCCAGAACGACCACTGA